The proteins below come from a single Lonchura striata isolate bLonStr1 chromosome 10, bLonStr1.mat, whole genome shotgun sequence genomic window:
- the GP5 gene encoding platelet glycoprotein V — translation MLVFRLSVMIKLFFQLDASICPEKCDCSSKNAIYCSGPHIKDLELLNLPCNMTEIHITNANVSYLQDVFARMAELQHLILSSNNIALVSPMAFKGLGRLKVLKLLDNKLVELPPEAFDDMVQLQQLIIESNRLKSVVENLFDKLAGLQELYLNKNQLTALPSGVMKNLTKLRVLNLSRNYLAALPRNIFSALARLERLMLYINRLSSIESGIFDSLKELQELFLHSNNIHSIAPDAFNCLHKLRTLTLSRNRLQVLPSGLFLHLHDLSKLTLYRNPLKTLPEVLFGEMRHLGSLWLYHTKLSTIPDFVFSNLTNLELLVLSFNPELTVLPRNVFSGLTELRGLSLHTSNISILPEGIFLSLQKLQNISLFDTKLEVLPRNLFHNLKHLQKVYLNSTNLQSLPADFFTALPELEEVVLDDNPWKCDCQILGFREWLQKSTAIVKNVPSLMCHSPVALQNTSLVSLSIDDPQCLPTTAMTYQTFSSTYSQTLTSPVAEHFTSSRETAVTVLSDMEITSTPTSILSAAPGFTYSHVEDVGQPGLHFSDVPVQASPSIIAQTNSVRGTDLTTLVWWDEFPAHSSAKPYFNTRVTYCQLFLCVHCLILTLQSAVIVLSLYVIGNTRQLLHSRNNPAQPVVLIRILRR, via the coding sequence ATGTTGGTGTTCCGTTTGTCAGTGATGATCAAGCTTTTCTTCCAGTTGGATGCATCTATTTGTCCTGAGAAGTGTGACTGCTCTtcaaaaaatgcaatttattgCTCTGGCCCCCACATAAAAGACCTGGAATTATTAAATCTGCCTTGCAACATGACAGAAATTCACATAACAAATGCTAACGTATCATACTTACAGGATGTTTTTGCTAGGATGGCAGAACTGCAGCATCTCATCCTGTCTTCAAACAACATAGCTCTGGTTTCACCAATGGCTTTTAAAGGCTTGGGAAGGCTAAAAGTTCTCAAACTGCTAGATAATAAGCTGGTTGAACTTCCCCCAGAAGCATTTGATGACATGGTGCAGCTTCAGCAATTGATCATTGAAAGTAACAGGCTGAAATCTGTTGTGGAAAATCTGTTTGACAAACTGGCTGGTTTGCAGGAACTTTATTTGAACAAAAACCAACTAACAGCACTTCCCAGTGGTGTGATGAAGAACCTCACCAAACTCAGAGTACTGAACTTGTCAAGAAATTACTTAGCAGCATTGCCTAGAAATATATTTAGTGCATTAGCCAGGCTTGAGAGGCTGATGCTGTATATTAATAGGCTGTCTTCAATAGAGTCTGGTATATTTGATagcctgaaggagctgcaggagctttTCCTGCATTCCAATAATATCCATTCCATTGCTCCTGATGCATTTAATTGTCTTCACAAACTGAGAACCCTGACACTCTCCAGAAACAGACTTCAGGTTTTGCCTTCTGGCCTTTTTTTGCACTTACATGACCTGTCTAAACTGACCTTGTACAGGAACCCACTGAAGACTCTTCCAGAAGTGCTGTTTGGGGAGATGAGGCATCTTGGTAGCCTTTGGCTATATCACACAAAGCTCTCCACAATACCAGATTTTGTGTTCAGTAACTTGACAAATTTAGAGCTTCTTGTGCTGAGTTTTAACCCAGAGCTTACGGTTCTTCCTAGGAATGTATTCAGTGGCCTGACTGAGCTGCGGGGCCTTTCTCTCCATACAAGTAATATTTCCATTTTGCCAGAGGGAATCTTTTTGAGTCTTCAGAAACTGCAGAACATTTCCCTCTTTGATACAAAGCTTGAGGTTCTTCCTAGAAACCTCTTTCATAATCTCAAGCACCTCCAGAAAGTTTACCTGAATAGTACTAACCTGCAGTCTCTCCCTGCAGACTTCTTTACTGCTTTACCTGAGCTGGAAGAAGTTGTCCTCGATGACAACCCTTGGAAATGCGATTGCCAAATTCTTGGCTTCCGAGAATGGCTGCAAAAGAGCACAGCAATAGTTAAAAATGTGCCATCTCTGATGTGCCACAGCCCAGTGGCACTGCAGAATACTTCTCTTGTGTCTCTAAGCATCGATGACCCACAGTGCCTGCCAACCACAGCTATGACCTATCAGACATTCAGCTCAACTTATTCACAGACTTTGACATCTCCTGTGGCAGAGCACTTCACATCATCTCGGGAGACTGCTGTAACAGTGCTGTCTGACATGGAAATCACCAGCACACCCACATCAATTctttctgcagctccaggttTTACCTACTCCCATGTTGAAGATGTTGGACAACCTGGGTTACATTTCTCAGATGTTCCTGTCCAAGCTTCTCCCAGCATTATAGCACAAACCAACAGTGTCAGAGGGACAGATTTAACTACTCTTGTCTGGTGGGATGAGTTTCCAGCCCACAGCAGTGCTAAACCCTATTTTAATACCAGAGTTACTTATTGCCAGCTATTCTTGTGTGTTCACTGTTTGATTTTAACACTCCAGTCTGCAGTCATTGTGCTCAGTCTGTATGTGATAGGTAACACCAGGCAACTCTTGCACTCCAGAAATAATCCTGCTCAGCCTGTAGTTTTGATAAGAATATTAAGAAGATAG